In the genome of Oligoflexus sp., the window TAGGGCGATGGGTCGTGAAAAGAGGAAAAAAGAAGAACGCGTGAAACAAAACTTATCGATTCTTCATTCGCAAAGGTGTTAGATAGGAGTGAGGCTCGCAAAGATATGACGTCATAGATTCAGGCCTCCTGTCTCTCACTCTGATAGACCCATCCCCGGGCCTTTGGAGACAGGACTTCTTTCTCGAAAAAGGAGACGTCGTATGGTGTTTCAGTTTTATTTCAAGAAAATGCACAGTTCTGAAGCCCTGAAATCACTTTCGCAGCGAAAATTAAGCGATGTCATCGAGCGCTTTCTTGGCGACTCTGGCCTCGTCCGTATCACCTTTTCGACGGAAAAAAACGAACAGAAGATTCATTGTTACTTTCAAGGCTGGAACGGCACTGTCTTGAATGCCTCTGGGGCCAGCGAAAATATGTACGCAACGATTGATCTCGTCGCGCAGAAACTGGAGGCGCAACTGTCTCGCCATAAAATGAAGACCCGTCGCCGCTCACGTCTACCTTTGGCTCAGAATCGGGCCTTGAGTGTAGTGGGCGGCTCTGATTCCTTCCCCACCATGGATGATTGGGATGAAGAAGAGTCTGAATCGTCCGAGGTGACAGCATTTCAGCTCCTTCATTGAGTCGAGGATCCCGGGCCTTTGAATTCTGCCCGGGAAACCTCCCACACACATGAGAGTCAATGGGACCCGAGGCCTAAAAAGCCCCGGGTCTTCCCGTATTTAGCCTTCTTTCCCTCATTTTTTCCAAATTCCCGCCGATAGTTTTTCCGTATGCTTGGGACCATCCACCCACGGGATCGAGGCCATGCCAACCAAAGATAAAATGGGCAAAGTTCTGATCGTCGCCGGCTCCGCCGAGTCGCTGATGCATTATCAGGCACAGCTCACGCAATACCGGACGGAAACCGCCTTGACCGCGGAAACCGCGATGGATAGCATAGACGACTTCGAACCCGATGTGCTGGTGATTGATGAAAAACTGCCGTCGATTTCCGGCGTGGAACTCGCGCAATGGATTCGCAGTGACCAGGCCGCGCCCCATTATTACGGTATCCTGATCGTTGCGTCCTCGCGTTCCAAAAACCTTGCGGAACTCGTGCAGCAGTCCGGTGCGGACACCGCCTGCAGCGCCGAAAGCCTGAAAACCGACCTGGCCGCCCGCGTGGCCCTGCTCATCAAATACAAGTTTCTGAGCGACAAGGCCAATAGCCTTCTGAATAAGCTCAATCAGTCCAAGGAAACCATCCGCGAACTGGAAGATCAGGACAGCATCACGCGCCTTTATAATCTTCCTTACATGAACGCGCGCCTCGAAAAAGAATTCCGCCACGCCGAGCGTTTTGCGACGCCGTTGACGC includes:
- a CDS encoding diguanylate cyclase domain-containing protein, translating into MPTKDKMGKVLIVAGSAESLMHYQAQLTQYRTETALTAETAMDSIDDFEPDVLVIDEKLPSISGVELAQWIRSDQAAPHYYGILIVASSRSKNLAELVQQSGADTACSAESLKTDLAARVALLIKYKFLSDKANSLLNKLNQSKETIRELEDQDSITRLYNLPYMNARLEKEFRHAERFATPLTLMIMAIDNFKEVSHIKGPTFCIKMIQQLGNDLIHLTRADDVVGRSWGGEFMLILPETKDEGAQNLKSRISHYVSEHLYGLEHDRIAVELSFGTSTYQSEEGKLQTIQEMLLSAEDDLTRQLQSKSERTSKKAVNA
- the hpf gene encoding ribosome hibernation-promoting factor, HPF/YfiA family, encoding MVFQFYFKKMHSSEALKSLSQRKLSDVIERFLGDSGLVRITFSTEKNEQKIHCYFQGWNGTVLNASGASENMYATIDLVAQKLEAQLSRHKMKTRRRSRLPLAQNRALSVVGGSDSFPTMDDWDEEESESSEVTAFQLLH